The Vigna angularis cultivar LongXiaoDou No.4 chromosome 6, ASM1680809v1, whole genome shotgun sequence genome contains the following window.
GGTATGGGTGAAGGTCATAACATAATACAGAATCAAACCCTTACATGTGCTAAGAGGTTGTTTCTATACTCAGACCCACAGCCAATCCCAAGGTCCCAGATAGAGTAATATGAGATgttaacaattaaattttaagggAGGGTTCTCCAAGTGCTTGGTTGTTTATTAGTCTATCTGAGTGGATCACCAGTTCAACTCGTTGAATCTTGAGCCTGAGAGCATAATTCAAGGCTGTGTTTGAGTACATGAGATTAAGTGAGGTAGACAAAAGTTATACTCAAAAGGTCACGACAGAAGGAGTGCAGTAGAAAGGCAAAAAGGTACAAATATATGCGCACATTAGCAATGCGACTGAATGCGGGGAGATGTTCGGAAGTGACTAAGTATATATTGATAGTATTAAATGTTTAATAGGAAATTATAGTAGGGATATATTGATAGTATTAAATGTTAcactttcaaataatttttttcgcTTGGGGGTGTTTACATTTTATGAGTCAACGAATCTTTTTTCTGATAAACCTTTGAATTACCAAGAATAGAagaacattaaatatatttattttaccatttaatattttatatcagaAAGATGTTCCAGACCATAcaacaaaagaacaaaacttaAGTACCTTAATTGCTTTTGATATAGTTCTTGAAATCAAATTTAAGGTTTCACCTCAGACACGGTAAGTAACTCACATATTAGAGATTGGTAAAACTTCAATTTTGATAAGGGCATGTAAAACACAAATAAGCATCTAACATATTGCACCTAAGTTTTTTTTCATTACAAAAAGGCAGAAACTTAAAGTGCAATGTCATATAGTATATGCTTTTAATGATGTTATCCAATCCAATCAAAGTAAGAAAATTTGAGTTTCGCCAAGGTAACTCAGACAATAAAGGTTCAATTACCATAGCAAAACTCCAATTTTGATTGGATTATATAAGACTATAGTGACACAAGGGATTGACCTATAGTTTAAACTCAATACTGAATGGTATATGGACACTAGCAGCAGGAACATTTAAATACCCAGCAAGAGAAAGGCTTCCCGGCCACCTAGATTTGAAAGTGTAAGTGTAAAGGTTGGCAGATTTCTGGGTCATTAATCGTTAAAGGAGAAATCCCAGGCTCATTCTGATTCCGTAATACGTGTCCGCGAACAAATCTAAGGTGTTAATTAGCTCTCTCAAAACTCTCCTCTTACgatcatgaaaaagaaaaaaactctaAGAATGGAGAATTTACGATTTGACTTTATAGAAATACAGTTTGGGCGAGTGTAAGAAAGAGAAGAACGGTATAAATTATGATGCAATACCAATCTTGAAGATGTTGAACTGCAAAGTCAGTCCCTTAGGCCAAGCTCAAGCTCTAACTCATCATCCTCTTCGAACAGTTTCAAAAGACGAGCGTATTgttcttcccttttcttcttccgcCAAAGTTTAAAAAGTGCAAAGGAGAACAAGGAAAACAGCACAATCCCAATTAATACAAGGACAATTATAGTACTAGGGCTTCTGGTGGCAAAATGTTCTATCTTCGTGAGATCTTTAGTAACAGGTGAGTCGTCGGAAAAACCTAGAAAACAGcccaaaaaggaaaaaaataataagacattTTAAGGTGGAAAAGCAGGCAATGAACTGAAATGAAATCAAAGTTGGAAATGCAATTGACGAGAAACGGTCACACACATGCAGGCATCGAAACCATTCAGATAATGCAAAAATTTCAATCTAAGCGGGAAAATATTGTAGAATTGCATGGTCGTTTAGCATCGAAAACAGAGATGAAGAAATTGTGGGTTTCCTAAAGGCATAGATTGCAACATAGAGTAGGaattgaatgaaaatgaaaaaggaaagaattaGGTTAGGTTGAAGGAACGAACCGATAACAAAGTGCAAAGAGAAAGCAAGAAGGATGAGACTTAGCGATCGGTTTCTGGCAATTGAATTCATCTCTGAGCGATGCATGAGATTGGATGCGATTTCGGCTTATTTGCTTTCACGTGATTTTCAAATGTCTTCTCTCAACGTTGAACATTCAACATTGAAGGTTGAATCACACTTTCCCTTCTTTCCCCTTTTctaatcttgaaaaaaaaaacattattctctttccttttcttttgttatttaagataaaaaaattattattattaatattattatcatattataaaattaagtataaataatttttatttgttttataagtaatattttaattaaaaagtgttAAGTTAACAAAAtgtgaaattgaaaaaataaaacttaaattttaaaaaatatcaattaaaaaatataattgatgaaataattattttaatttataataactttaatttaaaagattaaattttttttttgacaaaataaaaatcacttaTGAATATCAACCctcaaaacttcattttttatCTATACTATCTatattatatctattttaattataaaaatgagttatggtatatgtttaattttttattataataaaaaattaaatttattataattattaaataaattcaagTTAGGAAAATAATGATTTATGTGACTGTAggataaatattaaatgcattCTCATGTTTCGTGTTAATGATTAGACAATGATAAGTGTGTATATGAATGCTCCTAGACATGTGTTTGAACAGGTTCTATGACTATGGGTTGGACAAGCATCCATGAGTGTTATTAAACTTGACTAGGAGTTGAGTGTGAGGTAAAAATGGGTTAGATATTCAtgtttttataagttttttcaattgtttttctttcattcatttAACAATAAAGATGTATGTGTTTTAGAtgttaaactattatatttGAACCACTAGATGAgatcaatcataaaaaaaaatcaatcatattttctctaatcttaaattaacaattaattttcttaaacaaaatagttttaaaatattaagataaataagAATGTTACattaaccttttttattttgtaaaagaagTTTAATTTGCGTGTAATATTATTAACTAGTTtacttaacatttaaaaaactcccaaatatttcaaattatgtaaAGGGGAAATCAGCTGTAGCTTTTGTacaattttaagaattttattacaattacaTTTTTTACCAACAgttacttgaaaaaaaaaaaaccagtTCTCTTACTgagattaatataatttttaaatttaattaaaaataattttctggAATGCATACAAGGATGGACAAGTGAACCACACAAGCTAGGAAGAGAagatcataaaagaaaaacagatgTAAGATTGGGTATGAAAATTGAtgaagttgaaaaaaaataaaaaatagaaaagagtaatataatatttgaattgaataGATGACACCAACATTCTCTAATTTTTCTTCTGAATTACCCTGAGATTCCATTTCtgttaaaattgtataaaacaATCTCCTTATTATACAAaacatttgttataaataaaataacctaGAAAAGCTGGTGGTAAAGTAATAAGAAATAACGTGAAACtcaataaaataatctaaaatatctttcaaatagtaaaatttgtaaaataatgaCAATTCAGTTTGTACAAACTAAAAAAGATCGAACCAATCTTGTGATTACGCAAAAGATTATTAATAAACTGGTAGTTccatctttaaaatattatttttcttgaaaaatagTTTCGAAAACAATAATAGACCATACATCTAACCTCTACGGTATTTATAAATCCTTGAAAGTAGTCTTTCCACATTAACAAAATACGTACGCATTGAAGTTTTCACGGATAAATAAATTTGTGTAAATAAATTTGTGTACTAGTAAACAAAATGAATGTATACCAAAATCATCCTTGTATAAGTTTCAACGCTGGCAAAATCACCAAAATAGCTAAGAACTCACTATAACAGAAATAAGATAGAAGCCAACTCTTACCAAAAGACGCAACAAAATCATAAGCTCTTAAAGACTATGGAATAATTTTCACTTGAAGCACTTAGCATCCAGAAGAGGCTCTCCCTCAAATGGTTCATAATCCTCAATCATCTGATTTACCCGCTCTTTCTGAGTTTCGTCAGAGATGTCAACCTTGGTCCACTCGTACAGCTCCATATCATAACACTCGTCAATCACAAATTGTGGAATCTCTTGCCCGCGGAAAAGCCACAACCCCTTCACCTTAAATGGTGCCTGTGATCCAATTACAAGCATCTTTCCAAAAGCATACTTGCGAGCCAGATCCATCCGCTGAAGAAAACCACCAACCTTGTTTAATGTCACAAAGGAAACAGTGTTCTCGTCGTTGTATTTGTAATCACAGAACCAGAGAGAATAACCCTCTGGATCATACATGTCCCAAAATCCTGCAAGTTCACAAGGAGGATTTAACTTAAGATATCTACCATCTCATATCAGCTCACTTTGACACTCTTCGGTAAATAATAGTAACAAATCATGATGAAGAAAGCAAGGAGCTTTCGAAAACACGTGACATACTACCTCCTAGCAAcgacaaaaattaaaacacagaAAGCCATCATAATACCTTTGATTGCAACCTCGCGGAAGTTGGTCTTGGTGTTTGAGTAGAGTCTTTTCCACTCATCCAATATCATCTTGCTTGGAGGAAGAAGATCAAGGggatttttgggcttgggcttgggTGCCTCCTCTTCTGCCTCTTCTTTGGGCTTCTCTGGCTCTGGCTTAGCCACTTTCTTCGGCTCATCCTTAGGTTTGGGTTTCGACTCCTTAGGCTGGGCAGGCTTCTTCGCAGATTGAACAGGTGGAACAACGTCGGTTTGCTTAACCTGACCTAATATCTTGCGGAAATTGGGCTGGTTGACCAAGGTCCAAAAGTATCTCTCAACATGAGGGAACTCCGAAGTGAAGCTCTTAACTAAGATCTCGGTGAAACCCAAATACAGGTTGCATGTCGTTATGATGTCAGCAAGGGTGACGGAATCACCAACCAGGTACGTATTGGATGCAAGGTGAGTGTTCAAGGCCCCGAATGCTCTCTTCAACGCAGAATTTGCAGCCTCCTCGGCCTTGAAGTAGACACATTTCAGATGAATGGTTAAATTTCGAAAGacacaaaaaaagaaagatgatCGGCGGGGATGATCCAGAGAAGACAGAAATATAATATGGAAGTTAATAAAGGTCGTAAAAGATGGAGCTTACCGGTGGAAGGTATGGAGCGTATCCAAACCTTGGTAGGTACAATTTGAGAATATTAGAATCAATCTCCAAAGTTGAAAAATCAATCCACTGGTCGATGCGGGCCTGCAACGTGAAACGGAAGAGCGTATAAAataggaaaaggaaaaggagtGTGGAAAAAGAGGAGAAATCGAATAGACTGGAAAGTTACATTATCAATGGGAGTAGACAGGTACAATGCGTTGTCACCATTGAGCCGAGCAACTGCAGGAAAGAAAAGAGGCCGATTAGaattgaattggaaaatgatGCTGAAATTATACATGGAATTGCACGAAGACGTACCGTAACGAGCAATAGCATTGCTTTCGAAGACTGGACCATCGGGTGTTTCCAACACAGGAAACTGGTGGAAACAAGGAAAATTGATTGGTTAGGGGATCACATGAGAATGCATAGATACATCGATGCATACATACCTTTCCAAGAGGATTCATTTTGAGGAATTCAGGAGTTTTGTTGGAGACAGAAAACTCGAAATCAGGGGCAAATTCCAGTTGGACGCCACTGTACTCTGCTGCGATGAGAGTcttgaaaacatttttgtttcttttgattgcATGCAGGATCTACACACGAAGCATTGCATTCAGGTTTAAGCTAAATTGCCGAAATAGTTGGCTAGTTATTTGGGAAAATGGAAAAGTAAAAAGCAGAAAGTAGAAAGGAAACTGACCAGAGCCATTTTTTAACTTAGAGCAAACAAGTAAATAGGCGCTTCCTGCTCCTGCTACTCCCACTGTGCGACGAAGAAGAGAGCACCGGAAGGAAGGAGAACGAGATAGATTAACTTGTAAGCGAGGTCAAACCCTAAAGGAACTGGACTCAATAGGACCCAACCAGATCCGACTCAAATTCAAGCCAAGCCAGCCCAAATATAAACACCGAATCAAATTAAATTCGAAGCcaatttctttctgcaccccatACCTCTCATGTGCAGCCCTTGAAGGtggttaaaaatatcaaattaatcatCACTTCCCTTTTCTAAGTGTTGTGTAAAagggattttttttataaaaacaatgaattacataatttaaaaatacaaaaaataagctaaaaatTGTATactttggaaaatatttttgaattacacaattcaaaaaatagttttagaaaGATGGTCCTAAATTACGTgatctaaaatttattatcatgaagaatgattttcaaattatgtaatccaatttttttaaatacaaaaaattactttaaaattatatatgtgatCCAAAAAGAAATCTTGAAATTTGTAACcttatttcttttttagaatTCAACACAGATTACTGGATGGAATAATTGTTTAagtaattttgtaaaaagggaaaacaaaaattGACTGGTATGAAATGGTAAACGTAATTGAGTTTTACGACAGACATGGTcgtattaaaataaagtataaggAAAGCTGGAATGGGTGAGGAgggttttgtttttatcatcaatagaagagaaaagaaaaagaaaagaaaagaaaagaaaagaaaatgggtCGTGGAGCAGAGGAAGAGTACGATTATCTGTTCAAGGTTGTGCTGATCGGGGATTCGGGTGTTGGAAAATCGAATCTTCTGTCCCGATTCACTCGGAACGAGTTCTGTCTGGAGTCGAAGTCGACGATTGGCGTGGAATTCGCTACTCGGACTCTGGAGGTGTGGTTCCAGATCTGGTATTTTTGTGgtgtattaattaattaagaatgaaatGACATATATTATGTGACGACAGGTGGAGGGACGAAGCGTGAAAGCTCAGATATGGGACACGGCTGGACAGGAACGATACAGAGCCATTACCAGTGCCTACTACCGTGGTGCCCTCGGAGCTCTTCTTGTCTACGACGTCACAAAACCAACTACATTCGAAAACGTCAGCCGGTGGCTCAAGGAGCTCAGGGATCACGCCGATGTCAACATCGTCATCATGCTCATCGGTAACAAGACAGATCTGAAGCATCTCAGAGCTGTTGCCACCGAAGATGCCCAAGGTTATGCTGAGAAGGAGGGTCTCTCTTTCATCGAGACATCTGCTCTTGAAGCTACTAATGTCGAAAAGGCTTTCCAGACCATTCTCTCCGAGATCTACCGCATAATCAGTAAGAAATCACTCTCCTCCACTCCTCACCCTGCATCTTCCACTGTTAAAGAAGGCAAGACCATCACAGTTCGCGAATCCCAATCCACCACTACAACCACCCCTTGTTGTACTTCCTCCTGAGGAGTACCTTATCCCACTACACTTCTTCACAATATGGATCTTTCCTGCTCTTGTTTATCGATTCTTTCCTCGCTTTATCAAAACTTCTAAATATCTATAAAGTAACTACACTCCATCTTCATTTTTTCAACATTCACAGATGCcatttttatttcctatttctttgttttggttCGCATACTCATACAAACGTTGTGTGCCGCCACTGTCAGTAAACCCCTAATGCAGCCTAATTCAGACATCAAAATGCAAGTCCATaacatatttttctctcttcgtACGCCGTCATCAAAAGAGAGGATGAAACTCCCAGTgttctacatttttttaaaattcatgcaaacaacatatttttacttttttttttctttttcagataaataaattaatcaagcATATTCTAGTTTCTATCTTCGTTTTCGTGTTACTTTAATTATGATGATACATCCCAAATCATCATGCCTTCATTTTCATGGCAATGAAGGCATGCTCCCCTCTTCCTGATTTGGAATTTTATTCATACAAGCAGCTCATCTTCCTTTCCAACTTGCAGCTTGTAAATGACTTTTGTctataattacttaaaataaataatgattttacCTCCTTCAAACCGCTTTGGTATActaattttgataatataatatgaatCGAGGGAAGCGAAAAAGGTAAAACAGGATTCGAATGGCAGCTGGGAACACGATATTAGAATATAGTAATAATTTGGAGTTGTGTTTCGGTGAAGTTTCCTTCACATTTCCGCGAAAGGTGTCCTAATGAGTTGAGGACCAAATTGCAATTTGaaagttttcaaaatcaatataaatattataccaATAGCGTGATAAAATCATGTCAATTTGGAGAATTAACTAAGTGTaaaatgatttgtttttattagaaTTGAAACAGTGAATGTTACCATAATTGACCAAGTCTGAATTATGCTTATGTCAGCGTGAACTAACCAGCTCTAAACTTGTCTAATAATGCAAGTCACCACCAACTTTGACGTGAACCAGACTTTCCTAAAATGTTGAGAGCAAATTTCATAGGTATATAAAGACCCAATAATTATTCTAAACAACCGTACATATATACACAGTTCCTACCAAATCAACGCCGGACCACTATAGTAATACTGTAGAGTGTCTTCGTAAGACAGGAACGTATAAATTCAACATCAAATCTTCCTCCGTCGATCCGTTTGTAATTTCATGACGAGGGTTCCAGAAAGAAAccaaaagggaaaaagaaaacattcatTTACATTAAACATAATGCGAACGCATGGTTACGAAACTCTCAAGTTAACTTGTAAACTCAATTTACGTTTGATAGAATCGATTGATAGAGTATAAAATCGTGAGTTTAGAACTATTCTACAAgtttgaaaagtagaaaaattaaaaaaaaaacaagatcGTTTGGAATATAGAGTTTCATGACCTGATTGTCACTATCTTTCGCGCTCCTTGTCTCTCTCCATGGTCATAATCATCTCGTCTCCTTaataaaatgtatcaaaattaaatGACCATAGTccagatatttattttttacaatatttttttaatgaacaatatatctataaattttatttattttaaagttatataattttatagacttatttgaattaagatattatttatataatatttttttcatctgaagTGAGTTTAATAATCTTGAGCCTCTTATTTTATCCCTTCACATCAAATTTTAAACTCCCCAATAAAATGCAGTTTTCTAAGAGAAATTTTACCTGTCATGCTTATAACATACTGCTGATTTACTCGGAATATAAAACATCATTGGTGATCTCTttgaaaagtaatataaaagCTTCTATAATATAGCATGCATACGCTAACGAAGATGCGGTAATGTGGAGAGTGTGTGGGACTCaaatcatttaattttcttatgagATTTAGAATGATTCCACCTAGTCCCCGccgttaatttatttttagaacattaaaatgttgaaatatCAGCCAAAAAACTTTAAGCCGTTGGATTATGATTGTAGGACTCTCCAACAACTTTCCCGACGGCAGGCGCACTGGTTTTTAATGTTCCCTGCACTTACCACAAGCATATACCATTTACTTAGAATTTAATTGCCTTGTGGTTATGCAATATGTATGTGGAAAATGCGTGGCCAATTGCCTCCCTTTCCTTCTAAACAAGGGAAGTCATAAGGACAGAAGATTCAGAACAACATTATCCAGGGATTTAAATAGATGACAAGTCATATTTTAAGAGTTAATACTTAAACATCCATGTCATAACACAGTAAAGAAAGAGTCTCCCTATTTTCATATAACAGTTATAACAGAACGTAAAACCTAACCACAACAGTTGCTGTTCTGTGGGATTGGTTGCCCCTTAATTTGAACGGCTTCTGCCGACTTACCAACAGCTGTTTGGCTTCCCATCCTGCACATAAGTTCAAATCAAAGTTCAAAACATCTCAAAGGGACTTACTCGTCTACCGTTGGAACTCATACTATCACAGGCATCAACAAATAGAATTAATCCtcaaagaataaaaattgaCACATTATctgtaaattacaaaaaattagcTCAAGATGTAATCCTATTTATTTTTCGTTTTATCAAAAGCCATTATTCATCGACgtgttttattgttattttaaagacaattcatcattcatacataaattaaaaaaaaaatactgttaatgttttagattttaaaCATGCTGAAAAACTCATCATGGAAACAAAAAATTCAAGACATTGATTATAGTTGTAGTTTAAAGATTCTAAATGAGAGAGAGGAGCTAGAGATATTAGTTACTTCTTCTTAATCTCTGCTGCCATAGTTAAGAAAGCCTGTTCCACATTGATAGAGTCTTTGGCACTTGTCTCAAGGAAAGGGATACCGAGCTCATCCGCAAAGGCCTGTGATTCATACTCTCAATACATGTTAGACAAAGTACGATCATCCAACTCTTTGTTTACCGTTTAACATGCAGGGAAAGTAACTGATATTTCATAATCTACCCTTCAGGCACAAGCTTCTTTAACAAAACAATTCTATATCAAATGGCATTGGACAACTAACAATAAATGCAGAAGTGACCAGTCCAAAGTTATTATTATACATGACATATTTAGCCAATGATAAAACTagcaatacatgcattcaaaaGATCTCACTCTTTgctaaattttgatttatttaagaGAAACTGAGTTCGAAGTAATTGGCAATTCTACCGAGATAGCGCATTTCCTCTGTAATTGAAGATAAAGCAAGGAATGTAAAGAGTAAAAATATAACGGTTGTCATGCCTATTTATTTGGTCATAGAATGAAAGTGAAAACATTCAAGTTCCCTTCCTCTCCAACACCTCAGATGAATATTAAACGACATGAAGT
Protein-coding sequences here:
- the LOC108341756 gene encoding elongation factor 1-gamma; protein product: MALILHAIKRNKNVFKTLIAAEYSGVQLEFAPDFEFSVSNKTPEFLKMNPLGKFPVLETPDGPVFESNAIARYVARLNGDNALYLSTPIDNARIDQWIDFSTLEIDSNILKLYLPRFGYAPYLPPAEEAANSALKRAFGALNTHLASNTYLVGDSVTLADIITTCNLYLGFTEILVKSFTSEFPHVERYFWTLVNQPNFRKILGQVKQTDVVPPVQSAKKPAQPKESKPKPKDEPKKVAKPEPEKPKEEAEEEAPKPKPKNPLDLLPPSKMILDEWKRLYSNTKTNFREVAIKGFWDMYDPEGYSLWFCDYKYNDENTVSFVTLNKVGGFLQRMDLARKYAFGKMLVIGSQAPFKVKGLWLFRGQEIPQFVIDECYDMELYEWTKVDISDETQKERVNQMIEDYEPFEGEPLLDAKCFK
- the LOC108343547 gene encoding ras-related protein RABA2a is translated as MGRGAEEEYDYLFKVVLIGDSGVGKSNLLSRFTRNEFCLESKSTIGVEFATRTLEVEGRSVKAQIWDTAGQERYRAITSAYYRGALGALLVYDVTKPTTFENVSRWLKELRDHADVNIVIMLIGNKTDLKHLRAVATEDAQGYAEKEGLSFIETSALEATNVEKAFQTILSEIYRIISKKSLSSTPHPASSTVKEGKTITVRESQSTTTTTPCCTSS